TCTTATTTGATGAAATAAACCAGTTTGAATGTTTGGATctaaaaattgatatattgaTGCCACAGACTGAACTAGcaaaaattggaataataaaattttcgtgcaatgtattattgtaaaaaatgtagGTAGTAACCTAGAAAATAAAAGTTCATTTTAAAGATTTGTCATATAtctatcatattaataaatgtgaaaatttttaatttgactAAAATCTCTCACTTTCCATACTGATGAGCATACATAATGTTTGTTAGAATTTTACAGAAGATGCGCTTTACGTTTGGTAATCATACCTTGAATAATCCTACATTTCAcgttattaataaacaatttattattctctTGGCACAGTAATTTATCATCCTCCGAGGTATTTGACAAAAAGGagtaataatgaaatagaCTATCTCGAGATCAGTTGGAGCTTGAGATTTAAGTGCCGGGCAAAATCAGAATCCGTGGTTTAAAGTTGGATCCTGAAGCCGGAATAAATCTTCATTCTgatttataatcaaataaactAATGGAAGtgttcataattttatattctttaatgaCATTATTATTGTTCAATTATATCTTCAGTATCACTGTTAgatcttagaaaattctccaATGCCTCCCGATCATCTGCTGTTTCTAATTCAACTTGTTCTAAACTAGTTATCAAATCTTCATCTGATAGTTTTGGTGAATATTCtatgaaataacaaaaaaaatatgtatgtaaatacgtaataataaatttcgaaaattattataaatcaacaTACCATTATGTAATGCAGGATTTATCATTCGCTTTTTGTAGTTTTCCATTTGTGTTTCAAAATCAGCTTGATATGACTGCACTTTTTGGATTTTATGATTCCTCATAAACTCCTCATAATGTTGTTGATACATACTCCTTTTTTCCGATAATTCAGccctaaataataaaacttaataaaataagcagttatagaataaatatcctattataaaacatatttACTTACTCTTTTTCTTCGATATGTTTATCAAGTGAACGAAGTTCGGTTCGTTTCCAATCTTCGAAAATTTGttcttgattattttttgcataatcATCAATCATATTCTCCAACTCTGACAATTTTCCTTTTagtgaaactttttttaaaaaaagaaaaaaaaattactaagaCTTTCTTGAATTATAAAGGAATGTCAATTAATTGTGATCTTACTTGCAGAATGGGTTATTTCATCGATCATTACTTTTACTTTAGGCAATTGACTAGCCTCCGATTTAACTAACTCGCATGTTTGATAAtgattttcacattttttcaatatttgctGAATAAGCCCATCAACTAACTAATAAATTCGAAAAGATTTAAGTATcaagaattaataaaagtaatgttAAATGCCGACTTACAATAGCGTTacgaaaattattttcatcctCAGCTTTTATCGAATTCCAATCATTCTCATATCTAAAAGCATTTGaaaagcaaataaaattaagtacgATGGTTCATAACAAAAATCATGTCAATTTTAAAACCACCTTAATGAAAATTCAGTAGTGGCTGGTATGTCTAGACTCGGTATTGTACGTGACTTGCTATAATGTAagacaacaataataaataaaagtcggaggaaaaattcaaaaatgaaaagaaataaaataaaatataacctTAAATACCCAATCACGGGTAACCTTGGTGACAACGAACCTAAACGCGGGTTTAATGCAGGTGTAAGAATTTCGGCCGATTTTGTACGAATGTTTTCCCATTCATTGCGAACAACCTGAagtcttaaaataaatttaatatctaGAGTTAATTAATAAGTGTGGGCgatcaataaattttcctCTAAAAGAAAGTTGAATTTCTTAAGTAGGTAAATAATTGCTCACCCAGTCGTATCTATAAAGTCCTTAAAACTAGCtgaagatatttttttgaactgTTCAAACATTGTTAAGATATCAGATATGCAAGATGTGCAACTACGTCTTAATTCTTAAACGTAACAAGGCACGTGAGATTAATACATTATTGACCAATGAAACTTGATGatcttaaaaaagataaaaacggaaattttaataatttattagaatccTCCTTCCAATATCTCTTTGATTCAAAATGgtaaagtttttctttgtctttttACATCCATTAATCAtcgaattagtaattaaattattataattgatagtttgattatttttttaatgagcttaaataatttatccgGAGAATGAGAGCgatgataaacaaaaataaatctgtgattttgaatatttattattaaatcaatattatagACAAAGGGTACCTCAAGCTTCGGTAAACGCCACACAAAGACCCACACTTTATGCCGTCGATGTGGAAGGCGTGCATTTCATAATCAAAAGAAAACTTGTGCTCAGTGCGGATACCCCTCTGCAAAAACGAGGAGCTGTTAGTAGTATATTGaaacttgatttttaattgtgaattgattgaatcaaataattttcactCAAGTAttaatttgacaattttttttaaaaaaaatagacaaCTGGAGCGAAAAAGGTAAACGTAGAAAAACTACAGGTACTGGCAGAATGCGGTATTTAAAGCATCTTCCTCGTCGTTTTAAGAATGGTTTTCGTGAAggtaaaagattttaatgaattctataattccatataatttttttatttataacaaattttatgatCTTTTATTATAGGCACTCAAGCAGTAAAACGATCAGCTCCAGCTACGGATAGTTCTGACgtttgaagaatttttcttttagtaactttttaaatctttatgtaaatgacaataattttaataaaatgaatgcTTAAAGTTACACTATATTATATACTACATGACgaaaatttggcaaaattttttaatgccAGCCATTGTAGAATAAATTTCCTTTGAAGGTGAATCTGGTAAAATATAGACAACACAGATATATCTCGAACAACCTTACTTTCTACAAAAAACTACAgttaatcaattataaaatagatGAGAAACAGACCGAGTTCTTGGGTTCTAAATCAATGGATGATCAGCAATgcc
The Rhizophagus irregularis chromosome 19, complete sequence DNA segment above includes these coding regions:
- a CDS encoding 60S ribosomal protein eL37, which produces MTKGTSSFGKRHTKTHTLCRRCGRRAFHNQKKTCAQCGYPSAKTRSYNWSEKGKRRKTTGTGRMRYLKHLPRRFKNGFREGTQAVKRSAPATDSSDV